tgttaaaaataaaattaatctcCAGACCTAGCTACCAGCAAATAAAATAGCAACAACATACAAGATATGAACGTATAACATAATGGGCTTGAAAGAAAATGATCTTCCGTCTTTAATCTTTCCTTCAACAGCAGAAGAACGCCTTCGCATTCCTAATTTAGAGATGGAGATAGAGCTCTTCGTGGATGGTCACCGGTAGGAACCTAAAAGACTCAGGAAGAGGAAGATACCTTGACAGCTTTGAACGAGGGATGAAGCAAACCCAGTTCATCTTTGACTTCGAGAGGATTGTTCGTGTCGTTCCGAGTCCTCTTCACTCTCCTGCTAGCCAACGATTTGTGGGTGAACCCATAAATTTGAAGAATCTGATTGTCCCCAAAATTAAACGCTCGATCCATCTGCTTCAAGCACCTCTCGACAGAGTAATCCCCAAATTTCCCACATGGCTTGCAACCCACAAAGTGAGTGACCAAAGGCCATCGGTGGTCGCCCAAGCCTGGGTGGTGCTTCTCTATCATCTCCTCGTATTTATCGACCAGAATTCCCCAGTACCCATGTAAGTAATAAGCATTCTCGAGATATACCTTGTCGCCCCACTTATCCCTCTGCGTCATGAGGAGGTAAACCATGGCGGACTGATCGTCAGCTTCGAAAACAGGCCGGCCCTTGAGTTCCCTCGTGAGGATCTTTCCAGCATCGTCTCTGATCTTCCCTTTCGGCCCCATAGGAGACCACGCGTCAAGCATGTCCAGCGACCACTGACAGTTCCTCAGAAGGAAACTTCCCGTGTTCAGCCCAATCCAATTCTTTTCATCGTACACCATCTCATTCCAGCCGTGCATCACAAAATTGTGATCTTTGTATCGTTCCCAAGGAACTTCAAAAGCCATATCGGTGAACATGGCATCACTATCCATCCACCATAGGAATTCTATCTCCGGATGAGACAACAAGAGTTTACGAATCAAGGGAAGCTTCGCCCAAAAACCTGCCATCTCGGCATCAAGAAGAGCCATATTGTAAAAGATCTCGATTCCATGGAGACGGCAGTAATCAATCTTGTTCTTGATCGACTTCAAGAGATAATGATCACCGACCGGATTCTCACATGGTTTCGGCGAGGATCCAGTAACGAGCAAAACCCTAGGCTTATTGGGAGCAATGAAATTGGGGAAACCAGGGTTATCTGCAAGCCATTTCTCTCGCTGTTCGTTCCAATCAGAGATCTTGGGGCCAAGACTATAGGGTTTGTTAGGATCAGGCTTCTCGTCATCTCCTTCTTCATCTACCGCTATCTTTGTCGGATCAAAGGTGGCGTAATTGTTATTTTCCGTCGTATCTGCGGTCGTAGTCTGGGCTTCTACAAGAACAC
The sequence above is a segment of the Telopea speciosissima isolate NSW1024214 ecotype Mountain lineage chromosome 7, Tspe_v1, whole genome shotgun sequence genome. Coding sequences within it:
- the LOC122669069 gene encoding xyloglucan 6-xylosyltransferase 2-like; amino-acid sequence: MLERCLGARRVRQIQRALRHGKVTILCLFMTVIVLRSYIGAGKFGTPEQDFEEIRDHLYFRKRAEPHRVLVEAQTTTADTTENNNYATFDPTKIAVDEEGDDEKPDPNKPYSLGPKISDWNEQREKWLADNPGFPNFIAPNKPRVLLVTGSSPKPCENPVGDHYLLKSIKNKIDYCRLHGIEIFYNMALLDAEMAGFWAKLPLIRKLLLSHPEIEFLWWMDSDAMFTDMAFEVPWERYKDHNFVMHGWNEMVYDEKNWIGLNTGSFLLRNCQWSLDMLDAWSPMGPKGKIRDDAGKILTRELKGRPVFEADDQSAMVYLLMTQRDKWGDKVYLENAYYLHGYWGILVDKYEEMIEKHHPGLGDHRWPLVTHFVGCKPCGKFGDYSVERCLKQMDRAFNFGDNQILQIYGFTHKSLASRRVKRTRNDTNNPLEVKDELGLLHPSFKAVKVSSSS